Proteins encoded by one window of Agelaius phoeniceus isolate bAgePho1 chromosome 5, bAgePho1.hap1, whole genome shotgun sequence:
- the PUS7L gene encoding pseudouridylate synthase PUS7L isoform X1 has product MLPSFSYLTEHTGFRGTIKNAPGDFVVTELEVPELFLGDSRAELLQKSSEAPPAQSSPCPREPKRRRTEAPGPRAPGCPRDSAPGAPGQGPGRAGGGCAASPGKREREGEPELQPGLGEAPVLESLLGKPVSELLHKFACDVKDAWGSENNADAAAREFSLGPRLDKKIRADLHSAVRQKFPFLVTLTKDNEMIVKGNPDYRELCQLVTEKETSDFFKFLDAKLENSTFSFEPDGNKEHRKTVHHFINRKFGKLLETKSFTVTDANDQPSTSIIVRFREKSWSRKRCAGGFQEKQDVYTAFTLQKENLETLEAIGLLAAELDVLPSDFSYTGIKDKKAITLQPMVVKKVTPERLKEIGNKMEKKGMKIYNIRPAHQHLRLGQLKGNHFDIVVRDLQHHSHDSSADLKERIAEAVESVETKGFVNYYGPQRFGQGQVVQTDQIGLALLNEKVVKAVKLFFTPEDTDDPVNNAKRYFLQTEDAKGTLVMLPEFKVREKMLLRALNRYGVNHEGCTKGWLNIPHSLRIFYVHAYCSKIWNEAASYRLKTYGSKVVEGDLVFLEENDESISLNDKVHVVTAAEESANKYSIYQVVLPMVGHSIKYPSNKVGQWYHERLSKDELELCKFRVSPLQLNIPGCYRLILKNVKNLSYFLESSEKEIKIEDNHLNDLKVSLHISFDLDPSCYATVCLREIMKCDF; this is encoded by the exons ATGCTGCCCTCCTTCAGTTACCTCACCGAGCACACCGGCTTCCGCGGCACCATCAAAAACGCGCCCGGGGACTTCGTAGTGACGGAGCTCGAGGTGCCCGAGCTCTTCCTCGGGGACTCCCGAGCTGAATTGCTCCAGAAGAGCAGCGAAGCGCcgccagcacagagcagcccgtGTCCGCGGGAGCCCAAAAGGCGGAGGACGGAGGCCCCCGGCCCGAGAGCCCCCGGGTGCCCCCGGGATTCTGCTCCCGGGGCTCCGGGGCAgggcccaggccgggcgggagGCGGCTGTGCTGCATCCCCGGGCAAAAGAGAGCGTGAGGGAGAGCCCGAGCTGCAGCCCGGCCTCGGGGAAGCCCCAGTGTTGGAGTCCTTGCTCGGCAAGCCCGTGAGCGAGCTGCTCCACAAGTTTGCCTGCGATGTGAAGGATGCGTGGGGCTCGGAAAACAACGCGGATGCTGCTGCTAGGGAGTTCTCGCTAGGACCGAGGCTGGACAAGAAAATTCGAGCTGATTTACACAGTGCTGTTAGGCAGAAATTCCCCTTTCTAGTCACTCTTACAAAAGACAATGAAATGATTGTAAAAGGGAATCCCGATTACAGAGAACTTTGTCAATTAGTGACTGAAAAGGAAACAAGtgatttctttaaatttttagATGCAAAGCTTGAAAATTCTACGTTTTCCTTTGAGCCTGATGGAAacaaagaacacagaaaaacagTTCACCACTTTATCAATAGAAAATTTGGAAAGCTTTTAGAAACAAAGTCTTTTACCGTGACAGATGCCAATGATCAGCCAAGTACATCAATAATTGTACGGTTTCGAGAAAAAAGTTGGTCCAGAAAAAGGTGTGCTGGTGGCTTTCAGGAGAAGCAAGATGTTTATACAG CTTTCACCCTTCAGAAAGAAAACCTAGAAACACTAGAAGCAATCGGCTTGTTGGCAGCTGAACTTGATGTTCTTCCTTCAGACTTCAGTTACACTGGCATCAAAGATAAGAAGGCTATCACTTTGCAGCCTATGGTGGTGAAGAAGGTGACTCCTGAGAG GTTGAAGGAAATtggaaacaaaatggaaaaaaagggtATGAAAATATACAACATCCGTCCAGCACACCAGCACCTCAGACTTGGTCAGCTGAAGGGCAATCACTTTGACATAGTTGTGAGAGACCTCCAGCACCACAGTCACGACTCCTCTGCGGATTTGAAGGAGAGAATAGCTGAAGCAGTGGAAAGTGTTGAG ACAAAAGGTTTTGTGAATTACTATGGACCTCAGCGATTTGGACAAGGACAAGTTGTTCAGACAGATCAAATAGGATTGGCTTTACTGAATGAAAAAGTG GTGAAAGCTGTGAAGTTATTTTTCACACCTGAAGATACTGATGATCCTGTAAACAATGCAAAAAGATACTTTCTTCAAACTG AAGATGCAAAGGGCACACTTGTAATGCTGCCAGAATTTAAAGTAAGAGAGAAGATGTTGCTACGAGCTTTAAATCGCTATGGTGTAAATCATGAAGGTTGTACCAAAGGATGGCTCAACATTCCTCACTCCTTGCGCATATTCTATGTCCATGCTTATTGCAGTAAAATTTGGAATGAAGCAGCATCATATAGGTTGAAGACTTATGGCTCCAAAGTGGTTGAGGGTGATCTTGTCTTCTTGGAAGAAAATGATGAAAGCATTTCCCTGAATGACAAG GTTCATGTAGTCACTGCTGCAGAAGAATCAGCTAACAAATATTCTATATACCAA gTGGTTCTTCCGATGGTGGGACACAGTATCAAGTATCCCAGTAATAAGGTTGGACAATGGTACCATGAAAGACTTTCTAAGGATGAGCTGGAGTTGTGCAAATTCAGAGTGTCTCCGTTACAGCTAAATATACCTGGATGCTACAGACtcattttgaaaaatgttaAGAATCTCTCATATTTTTTGGAAAGTAGTGAAAAAGAGATCAAAATTGAGGACAACCATCTGAATGATTTAAAAGTCTCTCTTCATATATCATTTGACCTTGATCCTTCATGTTATGCAACAGTCTGTCTGAGAGAAATaatgaaatgtgatttttaa
- the PUS7L gene encoding pseudouridylate synthase PUS7L isoform X2 has translation MFIQKENLETLEAIGLLAAELDVLPSDFSYTGIKDKKAITLQPMVVKKVTPERLKEIGNKMEKKGMKIYNIRPAHQHLRLGQLKGNHFDIVVRDLQHHSHDSSADLKERIAEAVESVETKGFVNYYGPQRFGQGQVVQTDQIGLALLNEKVVKAVKLFFTPEDTDDPVNNAKRYFLQTEDAKGTLVMLPEFKVREKMLLRALNRYGVNHEGCTKGWLNIPHSLRIFYVHAYCSKIWNEAASYRLKTYGSKVVEGDLVFLEENDESISLNDKVHVVTAAEESANKYSIYQVVLPMVGHSIKYPSNKVGQWYHERLSKDELELCKFRVSPLQLNIPGCYRLILKNVKNLSYFLESSEKEIKIEDNHLNDLKVSLHISFDLDPSCYATVCLREIMKCDF, from the exons ATGTTTATACAG AAAGAAAACCTAGAAACACTAGAAGCAATCGGCTTGTTGGCAGCTGAACTTGATGTTCTTCCTTCAGACTTCAGTTACACTGGCATCAAAGATAAGAAGGCTATCACTTTGCAGCCTATGGTGGTGAAGAAGGTGACTCCTGAGAG GTTGAAGGAAATtggaaacaaaatggaaaaaaagggtATGAAAATATACAACATCCGTCCAGCACACCAGCACCTCAGACTTGGTCAGCTGAAGGGCAATCACTTTGACATAGTTGTGAGAGACCTCCAGCACCACAGTCACGACTCCTCTGCGGATTTGAAGGAGAGAATAGCTGAAGCAGTGGAAAGTGTTGAG ACAAAAGGTTTTGTGAATTACTATGGACCTCAGCGATTTGGACAAGGACAAGTTGTTCAGACAGATCAAATAGGATTGGCTTTACTGAATGAAAAAGTG GTGAAAGCTGTGAAGTTATTTTTCACACCTGAAGATACTGATGATCCTGTAAACAATGCAAAAAGATACTTTCTTCAAACTG AAGATGCAAAGGGCACACTTGTAATGCTGCCAGAATTTAAAGTAAGAGAGAAGATGTTGCTACGAGCTTTAAATCGCTATGGTGTAAATCATGAAGGTTGTACCAAAGGATGGCTCAACATTCCTCACTCCTTGCGCATATTCTATGTCCATGCTTATTGCAGTAAAATTTGGAATGAAGCAGCATCATATAGGTTGAAGACTTATGGCTCCAAAGTGGTTGAGGGTGATCTTGTCTTCTTGGAAGAAAATGATGAAAGCATTTCCCTGAATGACAAG GTTCATGTAGTCACTGCTGCAGAAGAATCAGCTAACAAATATTCTATATACCAA gTGGTTCTTCCGATGGTGGGACACAGTATCAAGTATCCCAGTAATAAGGTTGGACAATGGTACCATGAAAGACTTTCTAAGGATGAGCTGGAGTTGTGCAAATTCAGAGTGTCTCCGTTACAGCTAAATATACCTGGATGCTACAGACtcattttgaaaaatgttaAGAATCTCTCATATTTTTTGGAAAGTAGTGAAAAAGAGATCAAAATTGAGGACAACCATCTGAATGATTTAAAAGTCTCTCTTCATATATCATTTGACCTTGATCCTTCATGTTATGCAACAGTCTGTCTGAGAGAAATaatgaaatgtgatttttaa